From the genome of Colletotrichum higginsianum IMI 349063 chromosome 4, whole genome shotgun sequence, one region includes:
- a CDS encoding Fluconazole resistance protein 1, protein MQTCQQKVPGSGLSSQSDLGLSWTPDVHVHPRDWGRARKIYDTCIVVFIEFFTTMISTAGSPVANHLYPELGVSPIVATCIFVSTYLIGQTIGGVIFPPWSESFGRKKLYVISTALYCLSCILVARVPNVPGIVTGRFIGGFFSAIPTIVATGSIEDLWDSNARVWWVFWWALVANLGLLSGPVVGELIMGHFDWTWVFYMAAIVTSIVTLLFLTIKESRPSVVLAKAEEFPDVHSWSRRQGLRNKLKIPKHEKLDLVRPLRLFFTEPIVFLVAVISAIAFGLVYLFTEVLPMVYTEIGFEDGWRNIPFLALAVGMLLSIITRIYDRRFLARRLATSSPVSPESKFTGFFIGAPLLAGGLWWFAWTIPPRVTSVHWAVPTVALVPIGYAVNEFDYVLAGYLTDCYQTYSASAFAALALVRSLSCATFPLFGRALFDSLDFNIASSVFGALATVLCVVPPLLFVFGQRLRDASAFANK, encoded by the exons ATGCAAACCTGTCAACAGAAAGTTCCAGGATCGGGTCTGAGCTCTCAGTCTGACTTGGGTCTTTCCTGGACGCCCGATGTACACGTCCATCCCCGAGACTGGGGGCGGGCGCGGAAAATCTACGATACGTGCATAGTGGTTTTCATCGAGTTCTTCAC GACAATGATTAGCACCGCAGGA TCACCCGTCGCCAATCACTTATATCCGGAGCTTGGCGTCAGCCCAATCGTAGCTACTTGTATCTTCGTATCAAC TTACCTCATTGGGCAAACAATTGGAGGCGTCATCTTTCCTCCTTGGTCAGAATCGTTTGGCCGGAAGAAACTCTATGTGATAAGCACCGCGTTATACTGTTTATCCTGCATCCTCGTTGCCAGAGTACCGAATGTTCCTGGCATCGTTACGGGCCGATTTATTGGAGGGTTCTTTTCCGCCATCCCTACCATCGTTGCCACAGGAAGCATCGAAGACCTTTGGGACTCAAATGCCCGCGTCTGGTGGGTGTTCTGGTGGGCTTTGGTGGCCAACCTGGGATTGCTCAGCGGCCCGGTTGTGGGTGAACTCATTATGGGCCATTTTGATTG GACATGGGTCTTCTACATGGCAGCTATTGTGACCAGCATTGTGACGCTCCTCTTTCTGACGATTAAGGAGTCGCGCCCCTCGGTTGTGTTGGCCAAAGCCGAGGAGTTTCCCGATGTCCACTCCTGGTCAAGACGACAAGGCTTGAGAAACAAGCTGAAAATCCCCAAACACGAGAaactcgacctcgtccgacCGCTACGTCTCTTCTTCACCGAACCAATTGTCTTCCTCGTTGCCGTCATCAGCGCCATCGCGTTTGGCCTCGTCTACTTGTTCACGGAAGTTTTACCGATGGTTTACACGGAGATCGGCTTCGAAGACGGTTGGAGAAACATACCCTTCCTAGCCCTCGCAGTTGGCATGCTTTTGAGCATAATCACACGCATCTACGACCGTCGCTTTCTTGCTAGAAGGTTGGCGACATCTTCGCCTGTGTCCCCAGAGTCCAAATTCACAGGTTTCTTCATCGGAGCACCGTTACTAGCCGGAGGTCTCTGGTGGTTTGCATGGACAATCCCGCCGCGGGTGACTTCAGTCCACTGGGCCGTGCCGACGGTGGCACTCGTGCCCATTGGATATGCGGTCAACGAGTTCGATTACGTGCTGGCTGGCTACCTTACCGATTGTTACCAAACCTACTCGGCCAGCGCCTTTGCAGCCTTGGCACTTGTTCGTTCACTCTCTTGCGCAACGTTTCCGCTATTCGGGAGGGCATTGTTCGACTCTCTAGACTTCAACATAGCGTCGTCTGTATTTGGTGCGTTGGCGACGGTGCTTTGCGTTGTACCGCCGTTGCTGTTCGTATTTGGACAGAGATTGAGAGACGCAAGTGCATTTGCAAACAAATAA
- a CDS encoding Sulfatase, whose product MRLDSRFGHSPLGLENGNLAQSKAPPLPWTRLLVFGLGSRLANPRFVFSLAALAVLAAKVIHISSHLSALPTVHLVRWGYSFFAQDMLLLILLRLLLGGWLASPARGEGLLRRTASLAGWFLVVFVTGLNVIDVCFFAVAGAEIHWQNIGVAGDAAGRALLLTGLVSSALVIGVLALLAWLLKDVLFVAVGLQADILCWPLAVVARGRHLCSSRPQPPQTATYFKIPQQDAKYHPEVEDDHVRQGFNLSGGWEGVKDWPWVWIFWVAAYLVAGVALLAQVILCALRPHESSLTFMSWTPALLPFIDFKNSSPSLEKLIPHYNSGINRHWDNRTALQDPIPFPWLPKDSIPHGFEDWYNNKSHYNAAADPLRISNLDNDLLPQLRKLKDVPIRHIVTIVLESTRKDVFPIKDDGINEARLKESWDDGKMPQDALERLRTLTPVASFLTGDHDDGFDHQGKEEKSRGGLSCNDAYTTSTYTLKSLVGILCGITPLVADFNLEYQHHIYQPCLPHIFEALDTLDKGDAPGFASYKWKSSFMQSVTLNFDNFGELMKKIGFPADNLIDSVYLRSKSAKFGPVDLKNVNYFGMEETPLEDYIRDQFKSARQFNERVFLTHVTSTSHHPYGMPEGEKYVPLGRGLDDLSHYINAIGYDDRWLGKILNTLDELDVANETLVVLVGDHGLSIPENDILASYYNPNVGSNHVPLVFSHPRLPPITIDDAVSSQQILPTVLDLLIETGSLARPASHAARDLLENYEGQSLIRPVHKSRSGNAGRDITQPPTPTSAAHADAVPLEVGNWQFTIINPGRAMLGIRDARRRSWRLVVPVVDNVEWHFTDVATDPREADPVLGFDFAAFLAKVEQVHGEDAARWAEEAAFVARWWVEENSRRWRYGPYAAY is encoded by the coding sequence ATGCGTCTCGATTCTCGATTCGGCCACTCACCGCTAGGCCTCGAAAACGGCAACTTGGCCCAGAGCAAGGCTCCACCGCTGCCATGGACTCGACTGTTGGTGTTTGGCCTGGGCTCGCGCCTCGCCAACCCTCGCTTCGTCTTCAGCCTGGCTGCGCTCGCCGTCCTGGCTGCCAAAGTGATCCATATCAGCAGTCATCTGTCGGCTTTGCCTACAGTTCACCTGGTGCGATGGGGGTATTCCTTTTTCGCCCAGGACATGCTCTTGCTGATTCTCCTGCGGCTGCTTCTGGGGGGTTGGCTCGCTTCCCCCGCCCGCGGCGAAGGCTTGCTGCGACGCACGGCGTCCCTTGCGGGTTGGTTCCTTGTAGTTTTTGTCACTGGCCTGAATGTCATCGACGTTTGCTTCTTTGCCGTGGCTGGTGCCGAGATCCATTGGCAAAACATCGGGGTTGCGGGTGATGCCGCGGGTCGCGCTCTCCTCCTAACGGGTCTCGTCTCCTCGGCACTGGTCATCGGTGTTCTGGCTCTTCTGGCCTGGCTTCTCAAGGACGTTCTGTTCGTCGCCGTAGGTCTACAGGCGGATATCCTGTGCTGGCCTCTGGCGGTTGTCGCACGTGGTCGTCACCTCTGCAGTTCCCGGCCCCAGCCACCCCAAACCGCGACGTACTTCAAGATCCCGCAGCAGGATGCCAAGTACCATCCCGAGGTGGAGGACGATCACGTGCGACAGGGGTTCAACCTCTCCGGAGGCTGGGAGGGTGTGAAGGACTGGCCCTGGGTATGGATCTTTTGGGTCGCCGCGTACCTTGTGGCCGGTGTTGCGCTGCTCGCCCAGGTTATCCTATGCGCCCTCCGTCCCCACGAGAGCTCTCTGACCTTTATGTCATGGACTCCAGCGCTGCTTCCCTTCATTGACTTCAAGAACTCGTCTCCGAGTCTCGAAAAGCTCATTCCTCACTACAACTCGGGAATCAACCGCCATTGGGATAACCGAACGGCTCTCCAAGACCCGATCCCCTTCCCCTGGCTGCCAAAGGATTCCATCCCCCATGGCTTCGAGGATTGGTACAACAACAAATCACACTacaatgccgccgccgacccccTGAGGATTTCGAACCTGGACAACGATTTGCTTCCTCAACTGCGCAAGCTGAAGGATGTACCGATACGCCACATCGTCACTATCGTACTTGAGAGCACGCGCAAAGACGTTTTCCCCATCAAAGACGACGGGATCAACGAAGCCCGCCTGAAAGAGTCCTGGGATGATGGCAAGATGCCTCAAGACGCACTTGAGCGACTCAGGACCTTGACGCCGGTGGCCAGCTTCCTGACGGGtgaccacgacgacgggtTTGACCATCAGggaaaggaggagaagagcaGGGGCGGTCTTAGCTGCAACGACGCATACACAACTTCGACGTACACCCTCAAGAGCCTCGTGGGCATCCTCTGCGGCATCACGCCCCTGGTGGCCGACTTCAACCTCGAGTATCAGCACCACATCTACCAGCCGTGCTTACCACACATTTTCGAGGCCCTCGATACCCTCGACAAAGGCGATGCACCTGGCTTTGCCTCGTACAAGTGGAAGTCGTCGTTCATGCAATCCGTCACATTGAACTTTGACAACTTTGGTGAAttgatgaagaagatcgGATTCCCCGCGGACAACCTCATAGACAGTGTGTACCTGAGGAGCAAGTCAGCCAAGTTTGGCCCGGTCGACCTGAAGAACGTTAACTACTTCGGCATGGAGGAGACCCCTCTCGAAGACTACATCCGAGATCAGTTCAAATCGGCCAGGCAGTTCAACGAGCGGGTGTTTCTCACGCACGTCACGAGCACAAGCCACCACCCGTACGGGATGCCCGAAGGCGAGAAATATGTACCGCTGGGGAGGGGCCTGGACGACCTCTCACACTACATCAACGCCATTGGGTACGACGATCGCTGGCTCGGCAAGATACTCAACACGCTAGATGAGCTCGACGTGGCGAACGAGACACTTGTGGTGTTGGTGGGAGATCACGGCTTATCGATCCCGGAGAACGACATCCTAGCATCGTACTACAACCCGAACGTCGGAAGCAACCACGTCCCCTTGGTCTTCTCCCATCCCAGGCTGCcccccatcaccatcgacgatgccgtctcGTCTCAGCAGATCCTCCCGACGGTGCTGGACCTCCTCATCGAGACGGGCTCGTTggcaaggccggccagcCATGCCGCGAGAGACCTTCTTGAGAACTACGAGGGGCAGTCGCTCATCCGGCCTGTGCACAAATCTCGGTCGGGAAACGCGGGCCGGGACATCACCCAgccgcccacgcccacgtccgccgcccacgccgacgccgtgccGCTCGAAGTCGGGAACTGGCAGttcaccatcatcaacccGGGCCGCGCGATGCTGGGCATCCGCGACGCGCGCCGCAGGTCCTGGAGGCTGGTCGTCCCCGTCGTGGACAACGTCGAGTGGCACTTCACGGACGTCGCGACGGACCCGCGCGAGGCGGACCCCGTGCTCGGGTTCGACTTCGCCGCGTTTctcgccaaggtcgagcaggtccacggcgaggacgccgcgcGGTGGGCCGAGGAAGCGGCGTTCGTGGCGCGGTGGTGGGTTGAGGAGAACAGCAGGCGATGGCGCTACGGACCATACGCGGCTTACTGA
- a CDS encoding Heterokaryon incompatibility protein produces MFSYRNLAREAREIRLVRFCVSGNDAINLTLTRASLNDPPPYHALSYVWGDPTPTATVDLDGNPLPIGSNLNGALLRLRQNGVVAWLWVDAICIDQNNHEERSWQAAQMRDIFAQASLVYIWLGADYNNSELVLDTTQRIGPDALDAGILDLWDDWPFRLDTGSENMGDDKALSFLAELLTDEALRCPDLPKAIMDLLGRANWFRSWITQELALPRTGLVMCGSRHVSLDAFDAALSAVYFAKVGRFARQLPEWRDFGAGLGNNVFHIRGLVARRQHRRGRGADLVEFLLADLRIAPDRPFYAATDARDVIFGLLGIAADTAHLRLCPDYSKTVAQVYTTATKAMIERCAHYRLEYCTFPKDTPDLPSWVPDWRRTGLKGVEVYPISHRNCFRSSGDRLQPPVTDTDDPYGRILRRRGCLVDTVSAVLVIEPSSRGTVTLAAALASQDLISRTCMSILEFAEPSLRIGAPEAALWRTLAGGWMGDTRCGSEFDALAPKAFRQEPVPVSSLTGEQLAYIFRNTYPYPLDSKQVTGSELQALVDTFCDRIVGNAASRSGGRALFVTAGGKFGLGPENVMRDDAVTILFGTQVPIILRPSGECFTYLGDAYVDRIMDGEFMTGCPVESDFDIM; encoded by the coding sequence ATGTTCTCATACAGAAACCTTGCCCGAGAAGCTCGCGAGATCCGACTCGTGCGCTTTTGCGTCTCTGGGAACGACGCAATCAACCTGACCCTGACTCGGGCATCGCTGAACGATCCCCCCCCGTATCACGCCCTATCTTATGTCTGGGGGGACCCGACACCCACCGCAACGGTCGACCTCGATGGAAACCCATTACCCATTGGAAGCAATCTCAATGGtgcccttcttcgtctgCGCCAGAACGGGGTAGTGGCCTGGTTGTGGGTCGATGCTATCTGTATCGACCAGAACAACCACGAAGAGCGGAGCTGGCAGGCAGCTCAGATGCGCGATATCTTCGCCCAGGCCAGTTTGGTCTACATCTGGCTTGGGGCCGACTACAACAACAGCGAACTCGTCTTGGATACGACGCAACGCATCGGTCCAGACGCTCTAGACGCCGGCATTCTCGACTTGTGGGATGACTGGCCGTTCCGGCTGGACACGGGGTCCGAAAATATGGGAGACGACAAGGCTCTCTCGTTCCTGGCCGAGCTGTTGACCGACGAAGCGCTCCGGTGCCCCGACTTGCCAAAGGCCATAATGGACCTCCTGGGACGCGCAAACTGGTTCCGGTCCTGGATCACGCAGGAGCTCGCCCTTCCTCGCACCGGCCTCGTCATGTGCGGCTCTCGGCACGTCTCCCTCGACGCTTTCGATGCGGCCTTAAGTGCCGTCTACTTCGCCAAAGTCGGCCGCTTCGCCAGACAGCTTCCGGAATGGCGGGACTTTGGTGCGGGCCTCGGGAACAACGTCTTTCACATCCGCGGCTTGGTCGCGCGCCGTCAGCAtcgacggggccggggcgCCGATCTCGTCGAGTTCCTCCTGGCAGACCTCCGGATCGCGCCCGACAGGCCATTCTACGCCGCCACCGATGCCCGCGACGTCATATTCGGGCTGCTGGGCATCGCTGCCGACACGGCTCATCTGCGACTGTGCCCAGACTACAGCAAGACGGTTGCTCAGGTATATACTACGGCCACGAAAGCCATGATCGAGCGATGTGCGCATTACAGACTGGAATACTGCACGTTTCCGAAAGACACGCCTGACTTGCCATCATGGGTGCCAGACTGGCGACGGACCGGCTTGAAAGGGGTAGAGGTTTACCCCATCAGCCATCGGAACTGCTTCAGGAGCTCGGGAGACAGGCTCCAACCGCCGGTCACTGATACTGATGACCCATATGGAAGAATACTTCGTCGGCGCGGATGCCTCGTCGATACAGTGTCCGCCGTACTCGTAATCGAGCCGTCCAGTCGTGGCACTGTGACGCTTGCGGCGGCCCTGGCCTCCCAAGACTTGATATCTCGCACTTGCATGTCGATTCTAGAATTCGCCGAGCCCAGCCTGAGAATTGGTGCTCCAGAGGCCGCACTCTGGCGCACCCTCGCGGGTGGTTGGATGGGCGATACAAGATGTGGCAGCGAATTTGACGCTCTCGCCCCCAAAGCATTCCGTCAAGAGCCGGTGCCAGTCTCGTCTCTCACCGGCGAACAGTTGGCATACATATTCCGCAACACCTATCCCTACCCTCTCGATTCGAAACAGGTGACAGGCTCGGAGCTTCAGGCTCTTGTGGACACGTTTTGCGACAGGATAGTAGGCAACGCTGCATCAAGAAGCGGTGGGAGGGCGCTATTTGTGACTGCGGGAGGCAAGTTTGGACTGGGTCCAGAGAATGTAATGAGAGACGATGCGGTGACCATCCTCTTTGGCACGCAAGTGCCGATAATTCTCCGACCCTCGGGAGAGTGTTTCACATACTTGGGAGATGCTTACGTAGACCGGATTATGGATGGCGAGTTCATGACAGGATGCCCGGTAGAGAGCGACTTTGACATCATGTAA